From the Chryseobacterium fluminis genome, the window AGTTGAAACTCCTGTTTTAATTAAGTCCACTCCGGAAGGAGCGAGAGATTTTGTGGTACCAAGCAGGATGAATCCCGGACAGTTTTATGCTCTTCCACAATCTCCACAGACCTTCAAACAATTGTTGATGGTAGGTGGAATGGATAAATATTTCCAGATCGTGAAATGTTTCCGTGATGAGGACCTTAGAGCAGACAGGCAGCCGGAATTTACACAAATCGACTGTGAAATGGCCTTCGTAGAGCAGGAAGATGTCATGAATGTCTTTGAAGGGATGACGAAAACGCTGATTAAAGATATTACAGGTCAGGAATTCGGAGCATTCCCAAGAATGACTTTCGCAGATGCGATGCAGAAATACGGAAATGACAAACCGGACATCCGTTTCGGAATGGAGTTCGTGGAACTGAACGACCTGGTAAAGGGAAAAGATTTCAAAATATTTGATGAAGCTGAACTGGTAGTCGGAATCAATGTAGAAGGATGTGCGGATTACACAAGAAAACAGATCGATGAGCTCGTGGATTGGGTAAAAAGACCGCAGATCGGAGCTTCAGGAATGATTTGGGCGAAGTTCCAGAATGATGGGGTAAAAACTTCTTCTGTGAATAAATTTTACAACGAAGAAGATCTATCGAAAATCATCGACAGATTCGGAGCAAAAGAAGGCGATCTGATGTTGATCCTTTCCGGAAACGAGCATAAGGTGAGAACTCAGCTTTCTGCATTGAGAATGGAGCTTGGAAACCGTTTAGGCTTAAGAAAAGGGGATGTATTTGCTCCACTATGGGTAGTAGATTTTCCATTATTGGAGTTTGATGAGGAAAGCGGACGTTATCACGCGATGCACCACCCTTTCACTTCTCCGAAACCTGAAGATATCCACTTACTGGAAACTGATCCCGGAAAAGCAAGGGCCAACGCGTACGATATGGTATTGAACGGAAACGAAATCGGAGGAGGTTCTATCAGAATTTTTGATAAAGAATTGCAGTCAAGAATGTTTGACCTTTTAGGATTCTCCAAAGAAGAGGCAGAAGCGCAGTTCGGATTTTTAATGAACGCCTTCAAATACGGAGCACCGCCTCACGGGGGTCTGGCATTCGGATTTGACCGTCTGGTAGCTATTCTTGACGGCAATGAAGTCATCAGAGACTATATCGCGTTCCCTAAGAATAATTCCGGACGGGATGTAATGATCGATGCACCTGCAGCTATTGCTGATGAACAGCTCGACGAATTGGAATTACGATTGAATTTAAAAGCATAAATCAGAAGCGGAGATTTTTTCTCCGCTTTTTTTATTATGAGTACACTTATCTTAATACTTTCTGCCTTCGGATATATTTCGGCCATTATCGGAATTATATTCTGCCTTTTAGCGTTCGCAAAAAAAATGCTTTACTATCCTTCTAATGTACAAGAGAACGTTTCAGAGAATTTATATGTTGCAGGAACTCTGATTGCCATTAGTTTCATTTGTTTTTTGGGTGGAAAACAACTTATAAAATCCAATTTTCAGAATAGTTTACAGAACAGTAAAATTACCTCTGCTGAAATTAATGGCATTTTTTTCAGTCAGGATGATCTGAAAGGTGTTTTCAATAATTTTCAGGGTACAGAAGGTCGTTACAGGTGTGATCATTTTACAGGATTTATCAATTTTGAAAATAATGAAAGTATTCCTATTGAAGTAATCAGGCACTGTTATGAAAAGAACAGGTACATTATTATTTCTAAAAAATATGATATGGATGCCGACATTGGAGATATAAAAACATCAAAATTCAATTATATTCAAAACGATACAATAAAGACCTACTGATATGAACACATCAGAAGAAAAGGAAAATTCGCCAGGCCTGAAAAGTGAAAAATGGAGTACCTGGAAAGTTGTGATAACGGTTCTTTGGTTTACCGGTTTGTTTATCCTCTTTCACGGAATCGGGTATTCAAGAGACAAAGACAGCCTTGATTTTAAGGGTGGTTATTTTGTGATTGGAATTCTTATTGTTGCTCCCATTTACCTTTATATCAGATCAATTATTGACAACGAGAAAGGATTTCCTCTGGAAAATTTTAACCGGGATATTGTTGTTCAGGATATAAAACGGTATAAGATTTTTGAGGATATTGATCTGACTGACGCTATGATAGAAGATTATGTTTTTGGTATAGGGAAAGATCAAAATGAGTATGTGAATATTTTCTATAACAAAAGTGATATCGAATTTGTAAAAACTAAAATTACCATTAAATATTATAATAAATCCTTACCGATACTCACCGCATTTACCAATATCGACAAAGCTACATTAAATGAAATCTTTCAGAAGAAAGCCTCAACAAAAGTATATCATGATAAATATATTTCAACAAATTATTATCTTGATCTGGAATTTTTGAACAATTTCGATATAAAATCTGAAAAAACAGAAATTAATTTAATAAAATCTGGTATGCTATGCAATAGATGACCGGAGCAGTTTATTTATAAATTTGAAGCTACAATAAAAACACAAAAAAAGCGGAGAAAATCTCCGCCTGTGTATTTAAGTTGTATTTTATAAATAATTATTCTGTACCAGCCACGCGGTAATTCTTTTAAGGGTAAGCAAATTAGGATCAATGCTGGAAGAAACAGAGCCTATTTTATCTTTCTGCGGAATCTGAACTACTTTTCTTACGCTGTCACGGGCTGTAAACAGTTCAAAATTCTGCGCATTATTGCCACCTGCAAAACTTACTTTAGCAACCATCACGCCATCCGGAACAAAAAACTCATACGTATCCTGCCCACCGATGCTTCCCGTATAGTTGAAGAAACCGATGGTCTCTCCCTGCTCAATAGAACGGTCCTGCTTCAACTCCACCGGCCAGTTTTTGTTTCGGGAAACCAATGTATAATTAACAGCCGTTCTTGGTGAGACTCCTTTTGAAGCAATCAACTCCGTTACTTTATTGGCGTTTAAAGTGTTTCCGTCTATAATTCCCCCTTTACCTACTAAATTAACAAACCCTTTTTCCATTCCTAAGGTTGATAATTTAAAAATTCCAACCTGGTTTGTCGGTAAAAAAGTAAAACGGTAATACATGGTGGTATTGTCATTCCTGTCGCCTTCAAATTCTGTACTTAAAACAGCGATGATCAATTTTTCGCCGTCCATGGAGTAGAGATTAAAATTTTTCGTCAGGCCCAGATTCTGTTTCTGAACTTCAACCTTTCCGATTTTATTGCCATCTACCGCGATGATATTATTTTTATAATCTACCTTTTGTGCAAATGTCAAGATATTGATTCCCAGGACCAATAACAGAGTAACAACAGTTTTCATTATGTACTATATTTTCGGCGCAAATTACAATAATAAGTTTATCAATGATTCACTTTGTTGTAATATTTTCATTATTTTTCTCTATTTTATTTTAATTCAATGCTTCGATACCACATTTAATATAAATTTATCACTCGGCACAATGATTGCACGCCTTTAACCAAATGTAAGACAATGAAAGCAATTTGGAACGGTGCCATCGGCTTTGGTTTGGTTAATATTCCGGTGAAAATTTATTCTGCTACAGAAACCAGCAAGCTGGATCTGGATATGCTTGATAAATCTGATTTTTCGAATATCAAATTCAAAAGGGTAAACGAAAAAACCGGAAAGGAAGTCAAGTGGGAAAATATTGTTAAGGGTTATCTTATGGAGGATAAATACATTATTCTTGATGAGGAAGATTATGAAGCCGCTAGTCCTGAAAAATCTAAAATACTCTCCATTGATCAGTTTGTGAAAGAAGTAGAAGTAGATTCCGTTTATTTTGAAAATCCCTATTTCCTGGAACCTCAGAAGAATGGTGAAAATGCTTACAGACTCTTGTTAAATGCTCTCGCTAAAACAAAAATGGTAGGGGTTGGAACTTTTGTTCTCAGGGAAAGTGAAGCAATTGGAATGATCCGTCCCTATAATGATGACGTATTAGTCTTAAACAGATTGCGGTTTGCACAGGAGATCAGAGATTACAAAGATTTAAAAATTCCTGCCAAGAAAGCGCCCAAACCTGCTGAACTGAAAATGGCAGTGAGCCTTATAGAACAACTCTCGCAGGAATTCGATCCTGAAATGTATAAAGATACGTACACTGAATCCCTAATGAAAATCATTAAGCAGAAAGCCAAAGGAAAAGGGGTAAAAGCGAAAAAAGCCGAACCTGCAAAAGAAGGCAAAGTGATCGATCTTATGGCTCAGCTGAAAGCCAGCTTACAAACTCCCAAATCTAAAAATGCATCGTAATGGCTCTTAAAGATTATAACGAAAAACGCAAGTTCGACGAAACCAGTGAACCCAAAGGAAAGACAAAAAAAAGTAAAGACAAGCTTATTTTTGTTATCCAGAGACATGCCGCCTCACGCCTCCACTATGATTTCAGGCTGGAGATGGAAGGGGTCCTGAAGAGCTGGGCTGTACCGAAAGGTCCTTCCTTAAATCCGGATGATAAACGCCTGGCGATGATGGTGGAAGATCACCCTTATGATTACAAAGATTTTGAAGGAAATATTCCGGAGGGAAATTATGGTGCAGGACAGGTCGAAGTCTGGGACAGCGGGACTTACGAACCTTTAGATCAAAACAGCACTTTATCTGATGAAAAAGAATTGCTTAAAGAACTGAAATCCGGCTCTTTAAAGTTTATCCTGTACGGTAAAAAGCTTAAAGGGGAATTTGCATTGGTTAAAATGAAAAATGCCGAAAATAATGCCTGGCTTTTAATTAAACATAAGGATGATTATGCAGAGGAAAAATACGATGCTGAAGAAAATACGGCCAAAAATTCCCTGGTTACTCAATTTTTAGAGGAAAAAAAAAGCCTAAAAAGCAGCAAAAAGAAGTCATAACTGCTGAAACAAAGCCAAAATTCCAACGCTTCAATTCTTTAGTGGATGAGAAAAAACTGGAGAACTTTATTAAACCGATGCTGGCCAAGCCTTATGAAAAAGCATTTGATGATGAAGACTGGATTTTTGAAATCAAGTGGGACGGCTACCGTGCCATTGCCGATCTCAGCAAAAAACAACCCTTATTTTATTCCCGGAACGGAATCTCCTTCTTATCAAAATTTCAAAAGGTTTCAAAGGATTTCAAAAATCAGAAATATAAAATGATTCTTGACGGAGAAATCGTTGCCTACGATGAAAACGGAAAACCTAATTTTCAATTGCTGCAGCAGATCGGAGATAATCCTGATCTTGCTCTGACATACCAGGTTTTCGATTTACTATGGCTTAATGGCCATTCCACTGAAGAATTACCGCTGATCCAACGTAAAGAGCTTTTAAAAGAAGCGCTTATAGAAACGGATGTTATTAAATACTGTGATCATATCCCGGAAAATGGGATCGACTTTTTCAGTAAAATGAAAGAAATGAAACTG encodes:
- a CDS encoding DNA polymerase ligase N-terminal domain-containing protein; this encodes MALKDYNEKRKFDETSEPKGKTKKSKDKLIFVIQRHAASRLHYDFRLEMEGVLKSWAVPKGPSLNPDDKRLAMMVEDHPYDYKDFEGNIPEGNYGAGQVEVWDSGTYEPLDQNSTLSDEKELLKELKSGSLKFILYGKKLKGEFALVKMKNAENNAWLLIKHKDDYAEEKYDAEENTAKNSLVTQFLEEKKSLKSSKKKS
- the aspS gene encoding aspartate--tRNA ligase — its product is MFRSHTNGELSLQHLNEKVTLSGWVQTIRDKGFMIWIDLRDRYGITQLVFDQDRSTAELMENAKKLGREFVIQVTGRVIERVSKNPNIPTGEIEILVEKLEVLNESQLPPFTIEDETDGGEELRMKYRYLDIRRAPVRDKLIFRHKMAQKVRNYLSDEGFIEVETPVLIKSTPEGARDFVVPSRMNPGQFYALPQSPQTFKQLLMVGGMDKYFQIVKCFRDEDLRADRQPEFTQIDCEMAFVEQEDVMNVFEGMTKTLIKDITGQEFGAFPRMTFADAMQKYGNDKPDIRFGMEFVELNDLVKGKDFKIFDEAELVVGINVEGCADYTRKQIDELVDWVKRPQIGASGMIWAKFQNDGVKTSSVNKFYNEEDLSKIIDRFGAKEGDLMLILSGNEHKVRTQLSALRMELGNRLGLRKGDVFAPLWVVDFPLLEFDEESGRYHAMHHPFTSPKPEDIHLLETDPGKARANAYDMVLNGNEIGGGSIRIFDKELQSRMFDLLGFSKEEAEAQFGFLMNAFKYGAPPHGGLAFGFDRLVAILDGNEVIRDYIAFPKNNSGRDVMIDAPAAIADEQLDELELRLNLKA
- the ku gene encoding non-homologous end joining protein Ku, which encodes MKAIWNGAIGFGLVNIPVKIYSATETSKLDLDMLDKSDFSNIKFKRVNEKTGKEVKWENIVKGYLMEDKYIILDEEDYEAASPEKSKILSIDQFVKEVEVDSVYFENPYFLEPQKNGENAYRLLLNALAKTKMVGVGTFVLRESEAIGMIRPYNDDVLVLNRLRFAQEIRDYKDLKIPAKKAPKPAELKMAVSLIEQLSQEFDPEMYKDTYTESLMKIIKQKAKGKGVKAKKAEPAKEGKVIDLMAQLKASLQTPKSKNAS